In the Limanda limanda chromosome 15, fLimLim1.1, whole genome shotgun sequence genome, tcaagTGAGTTTAAATGCGATTTCATAAGGGAACTGTGGGTCCTTGGTGGCGGTACGTGTTCTCTGagttctatttatttatcctttagTACGTTTGTAGATTCCTGTTATCACACCTCTCAGCCTGCCGTCAAAGTAGGGGTTGGTGGCCACCTTGAGGCCAGGATGTGGCAGCAGGAAGCAGTCGATGTTCGAGAAGCAGGAGTGGATGTGCTTCCTCACATTCTGCAGCTCTTCATGTTGGTTGCATTTAACCTGTGTCAGCAGACAACAATGTGCTCTCTCAGTCAAAGTGTTATCTTTCAGTCATTTACtgatgtgtgcacacacactcgacTAAGCAAACATCTGAACAGGCAATGACATTAAGTATGTTTGCGCTTTTCAAAAGGAGGCGTGCTGTCTCTGACAGCAAGGGAGAGTGTGAGCTGCTGCATTAACATCAAGGTGAACAAATATCAGGACGGAAAAATATTTCCTCTGTCCAACCAAGAATCCCCCAAAAACACTATCACCTGTAGTCTTCTGTCCAAGAAGGCGTTGCCTCCTTCCAAACCGTAGTTGTGTTCATAGGGATAACTCCAGTCACGGATCAGGAACATCAGGGACTAAAAACAATCAACAACGAGAGACACATGATATGTAATCTACGGTTTAGGGGACAAAATAACCTTTAAATGTTCTCTCTTGTTGTACAACtacatgcatgtacacacagaaGCAGTCAGTACCTGGAAAGGTTTCAGGTAGATCTCTTCCATTGCTAGTCGACCATATTCCGTGAAAAGCTACATATGAGAAAAACTAATTACCATCAGAAAACAGGAGAGGATGATGTGACAGAGTTTGGTTCTGCTCTTTGCTGACGGGAGGTGAAATGCCACAAACCTGCAGATGCTGCAAATCATCTTCATGAATGTTCTGGGTGAGATTatacacctgaaaacacaaagaaataaacacaacatgaaacaacTGAGGATTTTTCTaagagagaacaggaagaacATATTTTCCAAACTACACATGCTTTAAGTTTCACCTGCATGGAGCTGGTCATCGTGCTGAGGGCGAACACAGTGGCACAGTCCTTTATGGTGGACTGGCTGTCGAACGCTCCCTGAGTGTCAACGAGGAGGACGGCTACCTGTTGGGAGAAGATGCAAAAGATGTAATATGCTGCCAGCTTCGCATTGTTTCTTGTACATTTGTGTCACAAATCTAAGGGTCtttcaatttaaacatttctcatTTAGCTCGTTTGAGGACAATATTAACTCTGTGAAAACTCTCTACCTTGCTGCCGTCTGGCTTGTTGATCACAAACACTTCGCTCCAGATCTGAATCCCTGTGGTCTCCCTCTCACAGCCTCCTCGCCACGTGAAACCTGTCAGAGGCTCATCATCACCTCCAATCCACGAATCACTCTGCAGCAAAGGGCAAAGAGggaagagacacagaaagacgttttaattttctttttagaAGTTCTCTAACCACAATTCCTGCAAACCCTGTGTGAAGTTGTCCCTGCATATtcataaagaaaatgatttagTTCACCTGCAGTTTAATCAAACACCACCATCAGGTCACACTGTATCAAGCCTTATATAACCCCCCTGTCATCTACCAGTGCAATGTTCACTGGGCATGTAGCTACTTAATGGGATGATATTAGGCCTAAGTAATGGTCTGTAAGTATAATCTCTCATTTGCCAATTTGCTCATCTAACAGGGAACTATAGCATCACACTCAATACACAGTAACATGGGACTTACAGCTGGGTACAGATAATGAGTATTTATATAAGagcaaaatattaaatattatattggCACTTGTCACTcttttcaaaaaacaaacagtaaagcATCAATAAAAAGCAACACACTGTGGCCTTGTCCCTATCTGCTGTTGACAAGTGAGGACTTTCTGACGACAAACAGGAAATATAAATGCAAACCATCTCATTTGGAAGTCAAAAAACGAGAACTGATTCTGAGTGACGCGAGTTAACATTAGAGTGGATCTCTCCTGCACGACTAAACACAATCTGATGACAGAACAGGGAGTGTTGGAGTAGCAGAAGTATGATGTGTAACACCAACTGCTGGATAGAACTGAATATAGAGAACAACTGAATAAATAGCATCAGTGTTTGGGGGGGAAATGTGAACATGTGCAGATCAGGTCAGACTTGCACATGATGCTCATATTCATGTTGCCCAACAGCTGTGAGAAAGGGTCTCAAAATGTACTCCtcctttcctgtgtgtgtgtacgtgtgaatGTAAGTTGATCTTGGCTTCATCTGTGTCAAGCTGCTGCTAGAAGGTCTGGCGAAATAGTTGCTGATACTTGAGTGGGACAAAGTTGTAAGATGTACTCCCGAGAGAGTGTGTCTGTATGAACTGTGTTGGTACGCAACGTACCACTTTGTGTCATTCAAAAGTATTAAAGAATGACACCCAACAGACAGAACTTGTCTTTGCTTGTCACTGTGTGGAACCGATGCAAAAACCTGGTTCCacatttttgtctttatctGCCTTGTTTGTTCTTCTAGCCTAGAGGTCTTGTACATTAATTTGCAAATATAAACCCTCTTAGCATGAATATCATAGTTAGTTGTGTTGTACACTGAAGTGCACTATATTGAGGTCCTGCTAATATTCTGCCAAACAGGTTTTTACGGACATGTGTAACACACATCACAACTGTTAAATAGAAATGCATTCAATTGTACCATTAAAATTAAACAAGATCCAATAACAATGACATTACTGGAGCATCTGAGCACGGACTACCAGACTCACAAACATCTTTTTCCCCCAGGCCGTAAGGCTTCTGAACCAGCAACATTGACCCACTAAACAGTTGCAATCaccatgtacattctgctccccCACTCATACAACTACACTACTTAATTTCTAcacatatatgcatatttaatttaatattcctcactccttcaccctgtaaattGCTGCTAGCCCTTCATTTAAATTTTGTtgtactatgttatatgttatgttattatttatcttGTATTGCCTGTCTACTGcatagatgttgcctgccaggtcataagaatttcactgctctgatgaTGCTGTtatttggtgcatgtgacaataaacactTTGATAGATTCATTGATTGACAGCACTAAAATGTTCAATAGCCAAAGTCTTAAATTCTTAATGGATTTTACTTTATGGTTCCCTATATAACGAACATCTGACGATGTGAAtttgtgtcctttttgtttATATACCCTTGTATGTCCACAGGCAGTGTGAAACCCCCAAACCATCTCACCTGACTGTGCATATATCGCAGCATGAAGTCCAGCAGGAAGGACTTGCCCTTGCGGAAAGCCCCAGCCACAGACACCACCACCACATTCAGGTCCTTCACGTGATCTTGCAGAAGGATTTTCTCCAGCGCTGCGGCGTCCAGCTCGAAGCTGTGCTCGTCCCCGTTGGCCACGACAACCTGGATGGGCTTGGCCTTTGCTTCCTCTATCAGAGCCTGAGGACACAAGGTTTCAATCAATAGGGCTTTCAAAGGCTTGAGAGAAGTTCAAGATAATACACTGTGATGACAAGGCTGGTTACTTGGAGGAGACGGGGAACTGGAAATTACAATGAAGTCAGCCTACCGAGCGACTTCTGGAGTATGACAAAGAAATTACCGAGCTAGAATTGATTTATTATCATAAAATACACGTAAAGGCAgactatttgtattttaaaacatttcatatttatgCTTTGTAGCGAGGTAAGGAACTTTCTTTTTTCAGCTGTGAGCACCTCTTTAGCTTTAAGTCTGTTATCACCAGGAAGTACATAGTACATGTTATAGTTCCTGCTCTTGTTCAGACAGAGtcatttttcttcttgtttatttttcctccaaCCTTTTTCAGGATATCTGTTCGAGCTGAATCCTAATTTTTCAAACTCAAATGCCAGATGTTGATTGTTTTAGCTCCTCCAATGTCTTATTACatttgccaaggaggttatgtttttattgcaaactgtttgtatatttgtctgtcagcaggattagcGGAGGGGTGTGGCATGACCCACAATTCGGAGCTGATCTCGATAAACAGAAccaggaatttatttttcaatttctcTGACATGAAATGTAAGGGCGTTAGCAATGGTAGCGGTATCTTTGAGTGCCATAATGTTTTcaaaagacatttgttttcgCTTGTGCACTGGGAAAATATTATGCTCAGTTCTGGTTAGATATGGTAAGCATGCTCGTTAATAGACAGGAATGTTTCAGcaaataatttacatttaccTCTTCTTCGTGAATCCCTTCATCAGGTGAGGGGGGGATGCTGGCATTTTTGCGAAAGTTTGAGGCCTTGTTCCTGGGAAGTAAATCAACCTCTAGATCTTCAGCCATGGCTAAAGGAGGCCTCTTCTTATGCTGAAAAATTTCTTCCATGCCACTCAAGCCTTTGGAGAAGACAACAAAGTAGAGAGAAAAAGATCAAATTACAATTGGTTAGATGGCTCCATGCTGCATGTTAGTGTGCAGACGATGGGCGGAAAgtgagaagagggagaagaatgTGGAGGCAGGGTTTATCTGGCGAGTTTTATTCTAATAAGCCGTGAGAAACAAGCCACTGGTCTGAGTTAAAGAAAAATGGAATTGTCCTATACGGGTCAAATTCCTAATTGTACCAGCAATCTGTGCTGGGCTAAATACTGTTATCTACTCTGGTCTACCCATCTAGGTCAAGCTTGAAAATAGCCTAGCACTGAAAATCACAAAGGACCAACAGATAGGTCGCAAGAGAAGGAGGTAACAAGGACATAGCTTGCACACTTTTCTTCTGTTATTTTGCTGCGTCTGTGACACGCGTTTCCTCTAAAACCGTCTGTCTTCCTCACTGCCACATCAGCAGTATCACAAATAAGCCTGTCTGCCATATGTTaacaaatgttcattttaacgcACCGTCCCAGTCAAATAAagccataaaaaataaataattataattattttctttatcaatGTGCAGGAATCTTTTATGGATTAATCAGTCTATAAAATGGTGAAACTGTCCCAAAGCCCAAGGTGATGTCTTCAAATAACTGGTCTCATCAAACCACAattccaaaaacaaaaaattaagtTAGTAAAGATATGAGTTTATGGAAATAAATTTCAAGAAAGTTACGTCTAACTAGTGATGTGTCTTTTCCGTGTCCAGGCTTCGAAGCGTGTGTCGAGTGATGCAGGAAGACTTTTGTGATGCGCGTATCGAGGCCTatgttgatgacgtatgtggTGACGCTTAAAGCCTCACACATCAAAGCCACGGTATCATTATAAGCACTCTgcctgttttacatttattgtccACTTAATGGCGCAGTAGAGCAGATGAAGCACCATGGAGCTTCGGCCCATGAGTGAACCAATTGGATGAAAAGCGTCAACGCTGCGTGAAGCTTCATCTCGCCATCACTACGTCTAACTTCTCTATGAATCATTTATCTAGTGCTGCATATTTCAACTCATTTCATTATTGAATAGAGGCCGATTATGGTCTTGATTcatttattgtgtgtttataaaatgttggaaaagagtaaaaaaatatatgattcTAACAATTACATTTCATGAAGTCCAAAATGGCATCTTCAAACGTTCAAACAGTTCAAAAATATTCAGCTTACTACAACAGAAAAGCAGCTCACATTAGAGAACCTGAAACTAAAATGCTTTTTTCGAATTAAGATGACACTCCCTAACAGTACGCCCTGAAAGGGGCAGGTCACTTGGTCAATGAAACAGGTATGACAACAAGTGTTGTGCATTGGTCATCCAAATGTTTTAGTGATTAGACATACAACTGCTCTAAAACGTGGGAACATATTGTCTAATAACATTCATCACAGTCAACAGAGTAACTCATGGGCAACACTGTGGTAAACACAAGGTTAGCCGAGTCTAACTCGAGCTGGCTTCCATTCTGGCTGGTAAACGCCTGCGTCAACACTGAACGGGTCAGATGATTATACAGCAGTTTATTCTGCCCCAGACTATCACAACCTTATTTGAATTTTCTATATAAACCATCTGCCAAACTGCACTTACTTTATGAGACGGCAGCTGTCCCACCTTGAGTGATAACAGCATCCTGGCATTAGCGCAGGCCAGGGAGAGAAGATCTTACATGGGACTGAAATGATTAGTTGATTCCTCaactattttgataatcaattaatgaaagtttttttaaagttcacCATTTCATGGCTCCCACCTCTGCGCTATTTGCTTGTGGCTGAAAAGGATCAATCAGCATCCTGTAAGGGAAGAAGTACTGCCAGTCTTTGCGTGTCAACAGCGTGGAGCAACTGTTTGTTACAACAATGGCGGCTCATACACAGGTCAATGCTGCTGTAGCGTTGTATCAAAATTAGAATTTCTTCATTGAAAGAAGATGGGGGAAAATGGAAAAGATGTTTTTCTGTTCGCTTTAGCAACCATTTATGAATATTCTTACCAGACTGTTATTATAAGGACAAACCCTCTGGTGTGTCAGGTTAAATTTGGacagttaaaataaaacaggacatCAACATGTTCACCATTTACTAACTCAATGATTAATAGTCAAACATAATTAAAAAACTAGAACAAGGACATTCAAGTCAGACGTGGTGCAAGATTCCAAAGGGCAGCAGCAGTGCTGTGCTCGAGTccgagatgctgctgctgtcagcgcTGGGCTGTTACAGTAAGCTGCTGCCCAGCAAACAAATTAGCCCTGCACATTTCCTCAATCTGTTGCAGTGCAGCTCCCCAACAAACCCTGAGCAGCACTCAGCAGGATGAAGTGGCACAAACTGCAGGCACAGAGGCGACCCACACAAAGACACTATTCTGCTGGGACTGAACTGTGTTGCAGCAGAAtgtgggagagaaaaaaaacaagcatgcagggaaacatttaaaaaagccaGTTAAAAGCCATAAGTTTGCTGATATGCACGACACTCACACATCATGATAACGTGGCTCATGCACTGTCCCACTCCCCAGCGTGGAGAAACGAGGGCAGAACTAAAATTAGCCACGTTACCTTTCCTTATCTTAGGGAGGCAGCTAGCAGATATTAACTGGCCTACATGTTTTCCTGCTCACACAAAGTTACGTAGGGATGTGTTCGTGCATCATAGAGACAAAGTGTCAGTCGTTCCACTTCTTATGGGAGTCTGTCTTTAACTATGCACGGTAAGAATAGTGCGTGTCTATCTCAGCACAGCGTCCCAAATCAGGTCTGCCTCCCCTGGACTCCAGCACCATATCTGAGGCAGACTCTGATAAGGCCATGGTTCACTCAACTTAAAGCAGCTGTCTAAATACGGTAGGTTTCACACTTTAAAGAGTTGATTTCTCCGGCTTTTTCAAACGATTGAGTGTAGGAACGACGAAATGAACAATCATTTGGGATTAAAGTCGCAGAAAATACTTTGCATTTAGCTTGTATTTGCCGATGCCCTGTTGATTACGACTCACGTTATAATTTGGATTGTAAGACAGCAATGTGAAAGAGAGCGAGGAATCCACTGTAACTTATTGAAATGCAGGTTCACTGACTTCTCTGCAAACCAGCACCAAAGGACAACCTGACTCTGCCTCTTTGGACTCGATTCAACAAGGCCAAATGTTCAATTGCAGCAGAGCAGACCAATCTGGAGTCTGTGAGGACAAAGGGCAGATTAAGAGAAGCCTCAGTGAGTGAAAGCTGTTGCCACAGAGTTAGCTGGCCTGCGTGGAAGTAGACATAAGGGTTATCATGATAAAGGGACTCAGTATATCAGTGATGAGCCTTGAAGACTGAATATTTACTATTTGCTAACCAGTCAATGTTAAGAGAATGACAGCAATAACAAATCTAAGCAGTACAACATGCTCAAAATCCAATATAATGGCAGCACCGTGATGAGAAGATGGAGTCAAACATGAGGTTTTCATTCAGAAACCACCAAGTAAACAATCTgaagttaaaaacaacaacaccttAACCCAAGGTCTACAAGCCATGTCAGAGAAACGGTTACTAGTTAGTCCCAGCTAAGTAGAACTGGTTAGAATCATTAGTTTACTTGCATTTACGACAGATACTGGATATATTCACATTAGAGATCAATACTGAGTTGACACTAAAACTGCATAGTACAAATACCTCAATACAAGAAAAGCTGGCATCAAGACTGATATTTCAGGTCTGTTTCAAATCAGAAGTCAGGCTCCCAATTCAACGTAAACAGCAGTGTCATCAATCTGACTAAGTTTATGTTGAACTTTATCTAAAGTTAATGAGGCTTCAGTAGTTTTTCTCACTGATAATTTCCACAGTTACAATCTATTAATATATTAGTTTCAGATTCACAATGTGTTTTAACAACGTCTCCCTGTTAAATGAAGGGATGGTAACAAATGAAAGGAATTTCATATTATGCCGATTTGATGATAGAGAAATTtagtctaaataaatgttaaaaatgttccCAGACTGACGTGACttcttcaaatgtcttgttCCGATTGACTGGCAGCGAAAGATTTAACCACCATACATAGaacgagaaagaaaaacatttacgCCTCATATCTCAGGAGCTggaaacaataaacaaatacaaattctaGTTTTTCTGTCATTCTGCTTGACTTCATCAAACCCAATCAATTTAACATTACCGTGATCTTTACTGTCCCGTGTCAACATGACGAATGGTCCGAGCAAATAACAGGAGCCTGCTGTTATCTGACTTCTGTTTATAGGACAAGTCCATTATCAATGATCCACTTTTAATGACCCAGTGTAAACGTGTGTTCTATCCCGAGGGTCCGAGTGAGCCTGGATCAGTCCGCTGGCAAAGTGAACACACTAATTATAGATTCTTTAAAAATACCCCAGTCATTAGTGGGATGAGAAGATTagcttgtatgtgtgtggacTGAAAACCAGTGAACACACACCGGGGCAGTTTGAACCAACCCGGGCTGTAGAGGCTTGTTTTGgggtaaaccccccccccccccggactcCGGTGGTCCTCCGCGGGGCCAGGTGAGGGGGACAGTCCGCGGGACACATGAGCAGACAGGTGTCCCGGGTTTGAATTCTGTATCCGGGTGAAAAGACGGTTTGTCCCCCAGCTCGAGTTACGGAGGGAAAACACGTCTCCGCACACAGAAAGCGAACACTGAAAAACACGAGTCTCTCTGGGGTCGAATCCCACTCTTTCCCCCGGGTGGACTGTGGGAGCTCAGCGGGGAGAGGAGGCTTGTTCCGGCTGGGTGAGTGGAAGAGCCACACTCCCTCCCCCTGTCTAACCAGAACACAACGGGTCTCCAACGGAAAACACACCGCGGACTattggcagggggggggggagcgagaGTTTAACCGGCgacaaattcaaaacaaaaacaaaaacaacttcacaTCTCAACTCCaacaaactttaactttaactacCTTCGTCGGCGACTTGGCTCCCGTGTCCGGGCTTGAAGTGATTCCTGCCCCGCAGCCCGCTCACCTCCGCCATCTTGGACGACTGGGTTTCtaacgtgtatgtgtgtgacgtCACGGGAACTCTTCTCTTGTCACGCTGTGCCCGGAGCTCGCGCAGCTGCCgcaaagtatttttctttttaaaaataaaataaaaacgcatcgctgtttgtttgttgaatcgcgtttttttttttaaatcacgcattttttaaagtgcattttcaatttaaaacctgaaaaaaataaatttataataatatgcttcctgcagcagaggatTTGGCTCCCCCTGCATCAATATCGGTCTGTGCAGGAAAGCAAGGTCATGTCCTCAGGAAAAATACttagcattttttttaagagattCCCTTATAGCCCTACTGCCGCAGTCAGTTTACGTTTAATAACAATATATGGTCATCGTGATGTCATTTATACACTATGATGTCACTAAAGGTTATTGTTCACAGTCGTGCAGGATGCAGAGATGCCTCAAAAGATGCAGCCTTGAGATATGCTTGATGAGGATAAAGGTTTTCTTATCATTGTAAATTTCAGATTGCAAAGAATATTGGTCTGCGCAGGAAGCCAGGGTCATGTCCTCAGTTGTGCATCTGGAAAAATCTGAAGTTTTGTGCAACAGCAGATGCTTTGCAGAGATGAGAGATTTTCTTACAGTCACGGTAAGgaaataatgtgaaaaataatgtaaacaaatcaaaaatTGGAGCAATCTAAAGGTTTTTTAATGGTTTCTATGTTGTCAAAGCAATTCAGTGATGCTTATGTGCATATTTCAGGTGCATAGAAAACAAGTAATTCTGCATACTtaatattcaaaatgtaattttctcaTAACAATTGAAACATAAGTGACACATGTTTACGTCTCCCTGACAACCTGTGTCCTCAatgtgtctctcagtctcactctcttctcttctcttctcttctcttctcttctcttctcttctcttctcttctcttctcttctcttctctactcttctcttctcttctcttcttttctcttctcttctcctgatGAATATACCCcaatcatgtttttaaatttgtaatAATGCCATCTAATAATTAAGTTATTACGATgtcttttataaaaatatatttttgacttCTTTCATGACGTCACTTACTATATGAGTATAACTGTAACTCTCAAATTGTCATGCAGTTTAATTATTTGTGTAGAGAGAACGTGTTTTTGGGCCATTTTATttgttgaccttgacctttgacccatcAGCTGAACAAAATGCCATCTTCTAGATATACCGTTCCAAATAATAAACCCACCAAGTTTGGTGCAAATCTACCCGTGCATTATTGAGTTAttttgcacacatacacacacagtggctgTGTGCTTCATTGGCATGcgggggaattagctcaaaacAATCACAGACTCACAGATGTACTACAGTTTCGTGAGACATCACAAGTATAGTATAACATCAATTCATATCTTCACTTAACTCCTGTACACTCCAGCTTGATGAAGGTTAACACTGCGTACACAGTTCCCACAATAAAGATAAGACCTCTCTCCTGTGTTTATATCAATGATGCAGTAGAGATATGTTGTCCTCTACTTCCTAACCTTACAGTCTTTTTTACTGCTCCCGGTGTTTATGTTTGCCAAACATAAAGTCTCAAAAAATCCCCTTCACGTCAGTAGATACACTGCCGTTGTGTGTTTACCCAGCTGTTCATTATGTACTGACATTGTGGAGAGAATATCCGCTGTCAGAGATTCAGAAATAGGAGAGCAGCTTTTCTTCAGACATTCTAATCCTTATGTGAAATTCCACCTGGCTGCAGAGACCTGGGTTTTAGTGGTTGGGAGGATGTGGCTCCAAATGTTTTGCACGAAACCAACAGGCACAGTAAGGATGTGGtgattttgatttgtttctgatTTTCATGTCTAAAGTTCTGCTTATGTAACCATTTCTTTCCCCAATTAAATCTTGTGGTGAATGCAGCAATAAGTGCtcagaaaaatgtaaatctaaACATCCACGGTTCATTGACTCCATCTGCTGAGGATGGTCACGTGAGTCAGACGCTGTTGCCAAGTCGCTGATTCAATTATTTTACTTCGGAAAGATACAgacagaggaaaaataaaaacagaagatgGACTCAAAGCTCGCCCTAGA is a window encoding:
- the LOC133020188 gene encoding atlastin-2-like isoform X2, with product MLTRDSKDHGLSGMEEIFQHKKRPPLAMAEDLEVDLLPRNKASNFRKNASIPPSPDEGIHEEEALIEEAKAKPIQVVVANGDEHSFELDAAALEKILLQDHVKDLNVVVVSVAGAFRKGKSFLLDFMLRYMHSQSDSWIGGDDEPLTGFTWRGGCERETTGIQIWSEVFVINKPDGSKVAVLLVDTQGAFDSQSTIKDCATVFALSTMTSSMQVYNLTQNIHEDDLQHLQLFTEYGRLAMEEIYLKPFQSLMFLIRDWSYPYEHNYGLEGGNAFLDRRLQVKCNQHEELQNVRKHIHSCFSNIDCFLLPHPGLKVATNPYFDGRLRDIDGDFKRELTKLVPLLLAPERLVVKEIGGNKVTCRDLLEYFKAYIKIYQGEELPHPKSMLQATAEANNLTAVAGAKDMYGKSMEQICGGDKPYIAPADLERSHEEFREHSVGYFRSVKKMGGDEFCQRYQNQLESELNEAYTNFSKHNDGKNIFYAARTPATLFAVMFVTYVVSGVTGFIGLSTLAALANFVMGIALLSLCAWAYVKYSGEFRELGAMIDLVADTLWEQVLKPLSEHYMEDNVRQTVVNSLKASLTDQGSQHTKLKTH
- the LOC133020188 gene encoding atlastin-2-like isoform X1, which produces MAEVSGLRGRNHFKPGHGSQVADEGLSGMEEIFQHKKRPPLAMAEDLEVDLLPRNKASNFRKNASIPPSPDEGIHEEEALIEEAKAKPIQVVVANGDEHSFELDAAALEKILLQDHVKDLNVVVVSVAGAFRKGKSFLLDFMLRYMHSQSDSWIGGDDEPLTGFTWRGGCERETTGIQIWSEVFVINKPDGSKVAVLLVDTQGAFDSQSTIKDCATVFALSTMTSSMQVYNLTQNIHEDDLQHLQLFTEYGRLAMEEIYLKPFQSLMFLIRDWSYPYEHNYGLEGGNAFLDRRLQVKCNQHEELQNVRKHIHSCFSNIDCFLLPHPGLKVATNPYFDGRLRDIDGDFKRELTKLVPLLLAPERLVVKEIGGNKVTCRDLLEYFKAYIKIYQGEELPHPKSMLQATAEANNLTAVAGAKDMYGKSMEQICGGDKPYIAPADLERSHEEFREHSVGYFRSVKKMGGDEFCQRYQNQLESELNEAYTNFSKHNDGKNIFYAARTPATLFAVMFVTYVVSGVTGFIGLSTLAALANFVMGIALLSLCAWAYVKYSGEFRELGAMIDLVADTLWEQVLKPLSEHYMEDNVRQTVVNSLKASLTDQGSQHTKLKTH
- the LOC133020188 gene encoding atlastin-2-like isoform X3, which codes for MAEVSGLRGRNHFKPGHGSQVADEGLSGMEEIFQHKKRPPLAMAEDLEVDLLPRNKASNFRKNASIPPSPDEGIHEEEALIEEAKAKPIQVVVANGDEHSFELDAAALEKILLQDHVKDLNVVVVSVAGAFRKGKSFLLDFMLRYMHSQSDSWIGGDDEPLTGFTWRGGCERETTGIQIWSEVFVINKPDGSKVAVLLVDTQGAFDSQSTIKDCATVFALSTMTSSMQVYNLTQNIHEDDLQHLQLFTEYGRLAMEEIYLKPFQSLMFLIRDWSYPYEHNYGLEGGNAFLDRRLQVKCNQHEELQNVRKHIHSCFSNIDCFLLPHPGLKVATNPYFDGRLRDIDGDFKRELTKLVPLLLAPERLVVKEIGGNKVTCRDLLEYFKAYIKIYQGEELPHPKSMLQATAEANNLTAVAGAKDMYGKSMEQICGGDKPYIAPADLERSHEEFREHSVGYFRSVKKMGGDEFCQRYQNQLESELNEAYTNFSKHNDGKNIFYAARTPATLFAVMFVTYVVSGVTGFIGLSTLAALANFVMGIALLSLCAWAYVKYSGEFRELGAMIDLVADTLWEQPTVRKVLTKLSEPVRSRLAWPASLLPSAATLGLGVLTPQQQQLQEELLAAQ